The Paenibacillus macerans genome includes a window with the following:
- a CDS encoding peptide ABC transporter substrate-binding protein, with translation MKKSKSLLLLLTLVLAVGTLLSACGSNGGNGAANGGNNKASDSGNSGEEKLAADQTLRLNAAADVPTFDPALAQDNQAHLALSLMYEGLARLEGNKELPGVAEKWEVSDDGLTYTFHLRKDAKWSNGDAVTANDFLFAWERVLNPNSKPAPPYAYQLYYIKNAEQYNKGEITDFSQVGAKAVDDYTLQVELNNPTPYFVNLTAFYTYFPVHSSVKGNDKWATDPSTMITNGPFVLKSRVPGQSMEYVKNDHYWAKDEIKLNTIKFTIVNSAATEVLSYKNGELDRAGMPNGNIPADQIPILKQELPNELALPSIANVYYYEFNTEAEPFTNAKIRKAFAMAISRQDLVDKITLGGQIPAYGFVPPGMKGVNDEFRKEHSEPLFSENVEEAKKLLQEGMQEEGYTTLPEITLIYNTDENHKKLATAIADMWKKNLGVDVKLENQEWQVFLDNRTNGNFQIARAGWVPDYNDPMTFIDMWTTNSGNNKIRLKNEEYDKLVADTYKEADNQKRMDNMARAEEILIKEEMGVMPIYYYVQPSLTKPYLKGVTMDYSGAVYYDRAYLLEH, from the coding sequence ATGAAGAAGAGTAAGAGTCTACTCCTGCTTCTGACGCTCGTTCTCGCCGTGGGCACGTTGCTTTCCGCGTGCGGTTCGAACGGCGGCAACGGCGCTGCAAACGGCGGCAACAATAAAGCTTCCGACAGCGGCAACAGCGGCGAAGAAAAATTGGCTGCGGATCAAACGCTTCGTTTGAACGCTGCGGCGGACGTGCCGACATTTGACCCGGCGCTGGCTCAAGATAACCAGGCACACCTGGCGCTCAGCCTTATGTACGAAGGTTTGGCGCGTCTTGAAGGCAATAAGGAATTACCCGGTGTAGCTGAAAAATGGGAAGTTTCCGATGATGGCTTGACCTATACTTTCCATCTACGCAAAGACGCTAAGTGGAGCAACGGTGATGCGGTAACCGCGAACGATTTTCTGTTCGCGTGGGAGCGCGTTCTGAATCCTAATTCTAAACCGGCTCCTCCATATGCTTACCAACTTTACTACATTAAAAATGCGGAGCAGTACAATAAGGGCGAAATTACAGATTTTTCGCAAGTAGGCGCAAAAGCAGTCGATGATTACACACTACAAGTCGAGTTGAATAATCCGACGCCGTATTTTGTCAACTTGACCGCTTTCTATACCTACTTCCCTGTCCATTCTTCGGTTAAAGGCAATGACAAATGGGCTACGGATCCAAGCACGATGATCACCAACGGACCGTTCGTGCTGAAGAGCCGCGTGCCCGGACAATCGATGGAATATGTTAAAAACGATCATTACTGGGCTAAGGACGAAATCAAGCTCAATACGATTAAGTTTACGATCGTGAACAGCGCAGCAACCGAAGTGCTCAGTTACAAAAACGGAGAGCTTGATCGCGCAGGCATGCCGAACGGCAACATTCCCGCGGACCAGATCCCGATTTTGAAACAGGAACTTCCTAATGAACTGGCTTTGCCGTCGATCGCGAATGTATATTACTATGAATTTAACACGGAGGCTGAACCGTTTACGAACGCGAAAATCCGTAAAGCGTTTGCGATGGCAATTTCGCGTCAAGATCTCGTGGATAAGATTACCCTGGGTGGACAGATTCCAGCATACGGCTTTGTTCCGCCGGGTATGAAAGGCGTAAACGACGAATTCCGCAAGGAGCATAGCGAACCGTTGTTTAGCGAAAATGTGGAAGAAGCCAAAAAACTGCTGCAGGAAGGTATGCAGGAGGAAGGTTACACAACGCTACCGGAAATTACTTTGATCTACAACACGGACGAAAATCATAAGAAACTAGCTACGGCAATCGCTGACATGTGGAAAAAGAACCTGGGCGTAGATGTTAAACTTGAAAACCAGGAATGGCAAGTATTCCTGGATAACCGTACCAACGGCAACTTCCAGATTGCGCGCGCCGGTTGGGTACCGGATTATAACGACCCGATGACGTTCATTGATATGTGGACCACCAACAGCGGCAACAACAAGATTAGACTCAAAAATGAAGAGTATGACAAACTGGTAGCCGATACGTATAAAGAAGCGGATAACCAGAAACGTATGGACAACATGGCTAGAGCTGAAGAAATTCTGATTAAAGAAGAGATGGGTGTAATGCCGATTTATTACTATGTGCAGCCTTCTTTGACAAAGCCGTATCTTAAAGGCGTAACAATGGATTATAGCGGCGCTGTTTACTACGACCGGGCTTATCTTTTGGAACATTAA
- a CDS encoding ABC transporter permease — translation MLSANKVTTTPVNSTDLTQEDFRKIGANEKQAEEIQRESISAWRDAWERLLKNKLAMVALTVLAIIVLMAIFGPMMSPYDDRTNDLMSTNLPPFTGDHWFGTDDLGRDMFVRTWMGARISLIVGLVAALVDLMIGVIYGGIMGYFGGRVDEIMNKFSEVLYSIPYLLVTILLLVVLKPSLGTIILALTITGWINMSWIVRGEIMQLKNREFVLASRSMGAGSMRLLFRHLLPNAMGPIIVTLTLSVPNAIFSEAFLSFLGLGVQSPAASLGSMVNDALTGWMYYPWRMLFPAVLISLTMLAFNILGDGLRDALDPKLKK, via the coding sequence ATTTTGTCGGCAAATAAAGTTACGACAACGCCTGTTAATTCAACGGATCTGACCCAGGAGGATTTTCGGAAAATCGGGGCCAATGAAAAACAAGCGGAAGAGATTCAAAGGGAAAGTATTTCGGCTTGGCGCGACGCCTGGGAGCGTTTGTTGAAAAATAAACTGGCTATGGTAGCGTTGACGGTTCTTGCCATTATTGTCCTGATGGCTATATTCGGCCCAATGATGTCGCCATACGACGATCGCACGAACGATTTGATGAGCACAAATCTTCCTCCTTTTACTGGGGATCATTGGTTCGGTACTGACGATTTGGGGCGCGACATGTTCGTACGAACCTGGATGGGAGCGCGGATCTCGTTGATTGTAGGGCTTGTAGCGGCCTTGGTCGACCTGATGATCGGGGTTATTTACGGTGGAATTATGGGATATTTCGGCGGACGCGTTGATGAAATCATGAATAAATTTTCGGAAGTTCTGTATTCGATTCCTTACCTGCTCGTGACGATTTTGCTGCTGGTCGTGCTTAAACCGAGTCTTGGGACGATTATACTGGCGCTGACGATTACAGGTTGGATTAATATGTCCTGGATCGTTCGCGGCGAAATTATGCAACTGAAAAATCGTGAATTCGTTCTGGCATCCCGGTCGATGGGGGCGGGATCGATGCGCCTTCTGTTCCGGCACTTGTTGCCCAATGCAATGGGCCCGATTATCGTAACTTTGACGTTGTCCGTGCCGAATGCGATCTTTTCGGAGGCGTTCTTGAGCTTTCTTGGTCTCGGGGTTCAATCTCCGGCGGCGTCGCTTGGTTCGATGGTTAACGATGCTTTGACCGGTTGGATGTATTATCCTTGGCGGATGTTGTTCCCGGCCGTATTGATCAGTTTGACAATGCTTGCTTTTAATATTCTGGGTGATGGCTTGCGCGACGCGCTGGATCCTAAACTGAAGAAATAG
- a CDS encoding ABC transporter ATP-binding protein: MEPILQVKDLHVSFQVKGGEVKAVRGMNFEVGKGETVAVVGESGSGKSVTAQTIMRLIPSPPSIIKQGEIIFQGENLLTKSNKEMEAIRGKDIGMIFQDPMTSLNPTIKVGRQITEVLIKHQKMSAGEAKERAIEMLKLVGIKNAEARFNQYPHEFSGGMRQRAMIAIALACRPALLIADEPTTALDVTIQAQIMDVMKEMQAHLGTSIILITHDLGVVAGMCDRVIVMYAGEVVETGTKWEIFKNPQHPYTKGLLRSMPRLDQKKGEPLIPIIGTPPDLIKPPVGCPFAARCEHAMKICERIDPGATVFSDTHMARCWDLHPMAKEGQSS; the protein is encoded by the coding sequence ATGGAGCCGATTTTACAAGTCAAAGATTTGCATGTATCCTTTCAAGTCAAAGGCGGCGAAGTGAAAGCTGTTCGCGGGATGAATTTTGAAGTTGGGAAAGGGGAAACGGTTGCGGTTGTCGGCGAATCCGGCAGCGGTAAAAGTGTAACGGCCCAAACGATCATGCGTCTGATTCCGTCCCCTCCGTCAATCATTAAGCAAGGTGAAATTATTTTTCAAGGCGAAAACCTGTTGACCAAAAGCAATAAAGAAATGGAAGCCATTCGCGGTAAAGATATCGGCATGATTTTTCAGGACCCGATGACCTCTTTGAATCCTACGATAAAGGTAGGCCGACAAATCACCGAAGTGTTAATCAAACATCAGAAAATGTCAGCGGGCGAAGCAAAAGAACGTGCCATTGAAATGCTGAAGCTTGTCGGCATTAAAAATGCGGAAGCCCGCTTTAACCAATACCCTCACGAATTTTCCGGGGGCATGCGGCAGCGTGCCATGATCGCCATTGCGCTTGCCTGCCGGCCGGCGCTGCTGATCGCCGATGAACCGACGACGGCGCTTGACGTTACGATTCAGGCGCAAATCATGGACGTGATGAAAGAGATGCAGGCGCATCTCGGCACTTCCATCATTTTGATTACCCACGACCTCGGCGTCGTTGCCGGCATGTGCGACCGCGTTATCGTTATGTATGCCGGCGAGGTGGTGGAGACCGGAACGAAGTGGGAAATCTTTAAAAACCCGCAGCATCCTTACACGAAGGGTTTGCTGCGTTCAATGCCGCGGTTGGATCAAAAGAAAGGGGAGCCCCTTATCCCTATTATCGGCACTCCGCCGGATTTGATTAAACCGCCGGTTGGCTGTCCGTTTGCGGCCCGCTGTGAGCATGCGATGAAGATCTGCGAACGCATCGATCCGGGAGCGACCGTATTCAGCGATACGCATATGGCCCGGTGCTGGGATCTTCACCCGATGGCCAAGGAGGGACAGTCGTCATGA
- a CDS encoding ABC transporter ATP-binding protein, whose amino-acid sequence MSIGKTLIEVEGLKKYFNVGGGNVLKAVNDISFSIAEGETLGLVGESGCGKSTAGRTILRLYEPTGGSIRFNGTDITKLAPRKMKAMRRDMQMIFQDPYASLNPRFTVTDIIGEALDIHGMAGSRAERKKRVEELLDMVGLNPDHATRYPHEFSGGQRQRIGIARALAVNPKFIICDEPISALDVSIQAQVVNLLKELQDRLGLTYLFIAHDLSMVKHISDRVAVMYLGRIVELAESEELYANPQHPYTKTLLSAIPIPDPEIEANKKRIHLEDTGNGPITSKDGKTDGGLFDLDNSELVEVSKGHFVAMPKKG is encoded by the coding sequence ATGAGCATTGGAAAAACGTTGATCGAAGTCGAAGGACTCAAGAAATATTTTAACGTCGGCGGCGGCAATGTGCTGAAAGCCGTCAACGACATTAGCTTCTCGATTGCCGAAGGTGAAACGCTAGGCCTCGTTGGCGAGTCGGGCTGCGGCAAATCAACTGCCGGACGAACGATTCTTCGATTGTACGAGCCGACCGGGGGCAGCATTCGCTTCAACGGAACCGATATTACGAAACTGGCTCCGCGGAAAATGAAGGCGATGCGCCGCGATATGCAGATGATTTTCCAAGATCCGTACGCCTCGCTGAATCCGCGGTTTACGGTGACGGATATCATCGGTGAAGCGCTGGACATCCACGGTATGGCCGGCTCGCGGGCCGAACGCAAAAAACGCGTGGAAGAACTGCTTGATATGGTCGGCTTGAATCCCGATCATGCGACGCGTTATCCGCATGAATTTTCCGGCGGACAACGGCAGCGGATCGGGATTGCCCGCGCGCTGGCGGTAAATCCGAAGTTCATTATCTGTGACGAACCGATATCGGCGCTCGACGTGTCCATTCAGGCGCAGGTGGTCAACCTGCTTAAAGAACTGCAGGATCGCCTCGGCTTGACGTATTTGTTTATCGCCCACGATCTGTCGATGGTTAAGCATATCAGCGATCGCGTAGCCGTCATGTATTTGGGCCGGATCGTTGAGCTTGCGGAAAGCGAAGAGCTCTACGCCAACCCGCAGCACCCGTATACCAAAACGCTGCTGTCGGCGATTCCGATTCCGGACCCGGAGATCGAAGCGAACAAGAAGCGGATTCATCTGGAGGATACGGGGAACGGCCCGATTACTTCCAAGGACGGCAAAACCGACGGCGGATTGTTTGATCTGGACAATTCGGAGCTGGTTGAAGTGTCCAAAGGCCATTTTGTGGCGATGCCGAAAAAAGGATAA
- the bshC gene encoding bacillithiol biosynthesis cysteine-adding enzyme BshC, which translates to MNIVQDPLAPTGPLADAYAHRFGAVAQLYEYDPALDESWSSRLEWLDETEHRRINRTALVSRLREYNRLHNPDAAVEQALGKLEQPGTAVIVGGQQSGLFTGPLLVIYKAITIIKAAKTAAAKLNRPVVPVFWIAGEDHDWDEVNHSYILSPDLQVKRIRIKRDPDNRLPVSFSQVQSEDWEQAADELEQLLPGSEFKSGLMELFRRSAAESASLSECFAKLMGAWFGKYGLVLLDSADGELRQLETPVFESIIRQNDELETAYFESARDLAALGYEPQAEVSEGGANLFYIHEQERLLLFKREGGFADRKGKVSFTRDELLAELREHPERFSNNVLTRPLMQDSLLPVLGAVLGPGEISYWALIRKAFGKLGLKMPLLLARESFTVVEGTLQKHMEKYGLSWDDVKDLEVLRQKREAWLANQDAIRIDARFDEIKSAFGEMYDPLIEQLAGIQNGLLKLGAANRDKVYDQIEYLRGKAKDALEKSNEAGLRHFERIELSLFPLRKPQERVYNIFYYMNRFGVEWIDALMDIPYDITGTHRIIYL; encoded by the coding sequence ATGAATATAGTACAAGATCCTTTGGCTCCAACCGGTCCGCTTGCGGATGCGTATGCGCATCGTTTTGGAGCGGTTGCTCAGCTTTACGAATATGATCCGGCGCTGGATGAAAGTTGGTCCAGCCGGCTCGAATGGCTGGATGAAACGGAGCATCGCCGGATAAACCGGACCGCCTTGGTTAGCCGGCTGCGCGAGTACAACCGCCTGCACAACCCGGATGCCGCGGTGGAACAGGCGCTGGGCAAGCTTGAGCAGCCGGGGACGGCGGTCATCGTCGGCGGGCAGCAAAGCGGCTTGTTTACCGGGCCGCTGCTGGTGATTTACAAGGCGATCACGATCATTAAAGCGGCCAAAACCGCCGCCGCTAAACTGAATCGGCCGGTCGTGCCGGTGTTTTGGATCGCCGGGGAAGACCATGATTGGGACGAAGTGAATCATTCCTACATTTTGTCTCCGGACTTGCAGGTCAAGCGCATCCGCATTAAACGCGACCCGGACAACCGCCTGCCGGTCAGCTTTAGCCAGGTTCAAAGCGAGGATTGGGAGCAGGCGGCGGATGAACTGGAGCAACTGCTTCCGGGCAGCGAGTTTAAGTCCGGCTTGATGGAGCTGTTCAGACGTTCCGCCGCGGAATCGGCGAGCCTGTCGGAATGCTTCGCCAAGCTGATGGGGGCTTGGTTCGGCAAATACGGCCTTGTGCTGCTGGATTCCGCCGATGGCGAACTCCGCCAGCTGGAAACCCCGGTGTTTGAGTCGATTATCCGGCAAAACGACGAGCTGGAAACGGCTTATTTCGAAAGCGCCCGCGATTTGGCCGCGCTAGGATACGAACCGCAAGCCGAAGTGAGCGAAGGCGGAGCCAATCTGTTTTACATACATGAGCAGGAGCGGCTGCTGCTGTTCAAGCGGGAAGGCGGCTTCGCCGACCGGAAAGGCAAGGTTTCCTTCACCCGGGATGAACTGTTGGCCGAGCTTCGCGAGCATCCGGAGCGTTTCAGCAACAATGTGCTGACCCGGCCGCTGATGCAGGACAGCCTTTTGCCGGTACTCGGCGCAGTGTTGGGTCCGGGGGAAATCTCCTACTGGGCGTTAATACGTAAAGCGTTTGGCAAGCTGGGCTTGAAAATGCCGCTGCTGCTGGCTCGGGAATCTTTTACCGTGGTAGAGGGCACGCTGCAGAAGCATATGGAAAAATACGGCCTCAGTTGGGACGACGTCAAGGACCTTGAAGTGCTGCGGCAAAAGCGTGAAGCGTGGCTGGCGAACCAGGACGCGATCCGGATTGACGCCCGGTTTGACGAAATCAAATCGGCTTTTGGCGAAATGTACGATCCGTTGATCGAGCAGCTGGCCGGCATCCAAAACGGGCTGCTGAAATTAGGGGCCGCCAATCGCGATAAAGTCTACGATCAGATCGAATATTTGCGCGGCAAGGCGAAGGACGCCCTGGAGAAAAGCAATGAAGCGGGGCTGCGCCATTTCGAGCGGATCGAGCTATCGCTGTTTCCACTTCGGAAGCCGCAGGAACGGGTTTATAACATATTTTATTATATGAACCGGTTTGGCGTGGAATGGATTGACGCTCTGATGGATATTCCTTATGACATCACGGGAACGCACCGAATTATATATTTATAG
- a CDS encoding ketopantoate reductase family protein, whose translation MKIDIIGAGALGLLFGGKLAEAGERVRFWTRTAAQAELLRGEGVELTEPDGTIHIIEGKRFAADALDQTAETDMAEAPDWLLLMTKQGHITETLLTACGRLAGKHTRIVCFQNGAGHLERIRQIIPGQALYAAITTEGAKRADGRSVTRAGFGETRAGIYKDGESGGTGVDFPEFSGESLVNLLRKAGFNAFLSNDIGKEMFRKLLINAVINPLTAIWRIPNGQLLESEARIAAMRQLCDEGERIFRANGIAHDADIYAQILEVCRSTAGNTSSMLKDVLAGNPTEIDFINGRLAEMARAKQVDAPGHELVWQLIRGMQPDMHIKI comes from the coding sequence GTGAAGATAGATATTATTGGGGCGGGGGCGCTCGGGCTGTTGTTTGGCGGAAAGCTTGCTGAGGCGGGAGAACGGGTGCGTTTTTGGACAAGAACGGCCGCGCAGGCAGAGCTGCTCCGAGGGGAAGGCGTCGAGCTGACGGAGCCTGATGGAACGATCCATATAATAGAAGGAAAGCGGTTTGCTGCGGACGCACTTGATCAGACGGCCGAAACGGATATGGCGGAGGCGCCCGATTGGCTGCTGCTGATGACGAAGCAGGGCCATATCACCGAAACTTTATTGACGGCTTGCGGCCGGCTAGCCGGAAAGCATACCCGCATCGTTTGTTTTCAAAATGGAGCGGGGCACTTGGAACGGATTCGGCAAATCATCCCGGGGCAAGCGTTATATGCGGCGATCACCACGGAAGGCGCAAAACGAGCGGACGGACGCAGCGTAACCCGGGCCGGGTTTGGTGAAACGCGTGCCGGGATCTACAAGGATGGAGAATCTGGCGGCACGGGAGTTGATTTTCCCGAATTTTCGGGGGAAAGTTTGGTAAATTTGCTTCGAAAGGCAGGATTTAACGCCTTTTTGTCGAATGACATCGGAAAGGAAATGTTCAGGAAGCTGCTCATCAATGCGGTTATTAATCCGCTTACGGCAATTTGGCGGATTCCGAACGGCCAATTGCTGGAATCGGAGGCGCGAATAGCGGCGATGCGGCAGCTGTGCGACGAAGGGGAACGCATTTTTCGGGCAAACGGAATCGCACACGATGCGGATATCTATGCGCAAATCCTGGAGGTTTGCCGCTCTACGGCCGGCAACACCTCGTCGATGCTGAAGGATGTCCTTGCGGGAAATCCGACGGAAATCGATTTTATTAACGGCCGTCTGGCGGAAATGGCGCGTGCCAAGCAGGTTGACGCCCCTGGACATGAGTTGGTTTGGCAGCTGATTCGGGGGATGCAACCTGACATGCATATAAAAATATAG
- a CDS encoding DUF2626 family protein, with protein sequence MARMFRVLGFFTLAIGLMAFAGGMTEMALLFFLQTAFFVLFGYLKFTERTYILLFWGYMIVAFTGFSYWTVFKMGLPL encoded by the coding sequence GTGGCACGCATGTTCCGCGTCCTTGGTTTCTTTACCCTTGCCATTGGACTCATGGCCTTTGCCGGCGGTATGACCGAAATGGCGCTGCTGTTTTTTCTGCAAACCGCCTTTTTCGTTCTTTTCGGTTACCTGAAGTTTACGGAAAGAACGTATATCCTGCTGTTCTGGGGATATATGATCGTCGCCTTTACAGGTTTCAGCTATTGGACGGTCTTCAAAATGGGTTTGCCACTATAA
- a CDS encoding DUF3397 domain-containing protein translates to MSVLATFLIVFSMIPVIPFLLVYFIYYYGAKREKKAAIMLAMDVTTLFLILGAAALFNNVFHSSFGFYLILLVLLIAGGLIGGAQNRLKGKVDVRRLLRAVWRLAFAGTGAAYILLFLISFITYILTA, encoded by the coding sequence TTGAGTGTTTTGGCCACTTTTCTTATCGTGTTTTCCATGATTCCGGTCATTCCGTTTTTGCTCGTTTATTTCATATACTACTATGGGGCAAAACGCGAGAAAAAAGCCGCCATTATGCTGGCGATGGACGTCACGACGCTATTTCTGATCTTGGGGGCGGCCGCTTTGTTCAACAATGTGTTTCACTCCTCATTCGGCTTCTACCTGATTCTGCTTGTATTGCTTATTGCCGGCGGATTGATCGGCGGGGCGCAAAACCGCCTGAAAGGCAAGGTGGACGTGCGGCGACTGCTGCGCGCGGTTTGGCGCTTGGCGTTTGCGGGGACGGGGGCAGCTTACATTCTTTTATTTTTAATCAGTTTCATTACATATATTTTGACCGCTTAA
- a CDS encoding ABC transporter permease, producing MVRYFANKFFYLLVSLFILITATFFLMKAIPGNPFLSEKAVSPEIREKLFHQYGLDKPVFVQYIDYLGKVIRGDLGISMKIINQDVTDRILQTFSASLRLGLVAIVASVIIGVLLGMLAALYHRKLIDNIAMVLAVLGIAVPSFVIAALLQFFLAFKLHLFNVAGLQSPLDFVLPVAALSAQPIAFIARLTRSSMLEVLNADYIKTAKAKGLNWVTIMFRHVIRNGILPVVTYLGTMTANIVTGSVVIEQVFGIGGIGKQFVQSIGDRDYPMIMGITIFYGALLMFTRFITDLLYPFIDPRIKLVKGKEG from the coding sequence ATGGTGCGTTATTTTGCAAACAAGTTTTTTTATTTGCTTGTTTCCTTATTCATTCTGATTACGGCAACATTTTTCTTGATGAAAGCCATCCCCGGCAATCCGTTTTTGTCGGAAAAGGCCGTATCGCCGGAAATCAGAGAGAAGCTATTTCATCAGTATGGTTTGGATAAACCTGTATTCGTCCAATACATCGACTATCTGGGCAAGGTGATCCGGGGCGATCTAGGTATTTCAATGAAAATAATAAATCAAGACGTTACGGATCGTATTTTGCAGACTTTTTCAGCTTCGCTGCGTTTGGGGTTGGTGGCGATCGTCGCTTCGGTAATCATCGGGGTATTGCTCGGGATGCTCGCGGCGTTATATCACCGGAAACTGATTGACAACATCGCGATGGTTTTGGCGGTGCTTGGCATCGCCGTACCAAGCTTCGTCATCGCCGCCTTGCTGCAATTTTTCCTGGCTTTTAAATTGCACTTATTCAATGTTGCGGGACTTCAGAGTCCGCTGGACTTTGTGCTTCCTGTTGCGGCGTTGTCTGCGCAGCCAATCGCGTTTATCGCTCGCTTGACACGTTCCAGCATGCTGGAAGTACTCAATGCGGACTATATTAAAACGGCAAAGGCAAAAGGTCTAAACTGGGTAACGATCATGTTTAGACATGTGATCCGCAACGGCATCCTTCCCGTAGTTACTTATTTGGGAACGATGACCGCGAATATTGTTACAGGCTCTGTGGTCATTGAGCAGGTGTTCGGGATTGGAGGTATCGGTAAGCAGTTTGTCCAATCCATAGGGGATCGGGATTATCCGATGATTATGGGGATCACGATTTTTTATGGCGCCTTGCTTATGTTTACACGGTTTATTACCGATTTGTTATATCCTTTTATCGATCCGCGAATTAAACTGGTTAAAGGTAAGGAGGGGTAA
- a CDS encoding RsfA family transcriptional regulator has translation MTAVRQDAWSAEDDLILAEVTLRHIREGSTQLTAFEEVGERIGRTAAACGFRWNSCVRKKYEAAISIAKAQRQKRNYMKKQSSLSAGSGIASLASVETEDGYRSEGVTEETISIDAVIRFLRGWKNTVQETNRHVKALEKELREKEEEIAALKEENERLSAQVNEVQTDYRAVNDDYKALIQIMDRARRLAFLNEEDEESKSRFKMDANGNLERIE, from the coding sequence ATGACAGCAGTGAGACAAGACGCATGGAGCGCGGAAGATGATTTGATTTTGGCCGAGGTGACTCTTCGCCATATTCGGGAGGGCAGCACACAGCTTACCGCATTCGAGGAGGTTGGGGAACGGATCGGCAGAACGGCGGCCGCATGCGGGTTCCGCTGGAACAGCTGCGTCCGTAAAAAATATGAAGCGGCGATCAGCATAGCCAAAGCCCAGCGGCAAAAACGGAATTATATGAAAAAGCAATCGTCGCTCTCCGCAGGTTCCGGCATCGCTTCCCTCGCTTCGGTGGAAACGGAGGACGGTTACCGCAGCGAAGGCGTGACGGAGGAGACGATTTCCATCGACGCGGTCATCCGCTTTTTGCGCGGTTGGAAAAACACGGTGCAGGAAACGAACCGGCATGTCAAAGCGTTGGAAAAGGAATTGCGGGAAAAGGAAGAAGAAATCGCCGCGCTGAAGGAGGAGAACGAACGCCTCTCGGCGCAGGTTAATGAAGTGCAAACCGACTACAGAGCGGTTAACGACGACTACAAAGCTTTAATCCAAATCATGGACCGTGCTCGTCGCCTTGCCTTTCTGAACGAAGAGGACGAAGAAAGCAAATCGCGGTTTAAGATGGACGCGAACGGGAATTTGGAGCGTATCGAGTAG